The following proteins are co-located in the Indicator indicator isolate 239-I01 chromosome 33, UM_Iind_1.1, whole genome shotgun sequence genome:
- the STK40 gene encoding serine/threonine-protein kinase 40: MKRRASDRGAGETSTKAKALCAGISGNNAKRAGPFILGPRLGNSPVPSIVQCLARKDGTDDFYQLKILTLEERGDKGIETQEERQGKMLLHTEYSLLSLLHNQEGVVHHHGLFQDRACEIIEDLEANRMVRKMKKRICLVLDCLCAHDFSDKTADLINLQHYVIKEKRLSERETVVIFYDVVRVVEALHKKNIVHRDLKLGNMVLNKRTHRITITNFCLGKHLVSEDDLLKDQRGSPAYISPDVLSGRPYRGKPSDMWALGVVLFTMLYGQFPFYDSIPQELFRKIKAAEYTIPEDGRVSENTVCLIRKLLVLDPQQRLTASEVLDSLSSIIASWQSMSSLSGPLQVVPDIDDQVANPENPQEVKVTEECSQYEFENYMRQQLLLAEEKNTLHEAKSFLQKRQFGNIPPVRRLGHDAQPMNPLDAAILAQRYLRK, from the exons ATGAAGCGGCGAGCATCAGacagaggagctggggaaaCATCCACTAAGGCAAAAGCTCTTTGTGCAGGGATTTCTGGAAACAATGCCAAGAGAGCTGGCCCTTTCATCCTAG GTCCACGTTTAGGTAACTCCCCTGTGCCAAGTATTGTTCAGTGTTTGGCAAGAAAAGATGGGACTGATGACTTCTACCAGCTAAAG ATTCTCACCTTAGAGGAAAGGGGTGACAAAGGAATAGAAACCCAGGAGGAACGACAGGGTAAGATGCTGCTGCACACGGAGTattccctgctctccctgctccacaACCAGGAAGGAGTGGTGCATCACCACGGGCTCTTCCAG GACCGGGCTTGTGAAATTATAGAAGACCTCGAAGCCAACAGAATGGTCAGGAAGATGAAGAAGCGGATCTGTCTGGTGTTAGACTGTCTCTGTGCTCATGATTTCAGTGACAAAACAGCAGATCTGATCAATCTGCAGCATTATGTCattaaggagaagaggctgagcgAGCGGGAGACGGTGGTGATATTTTACGATGTGGTACGAGTGGTAGAAGCATTACATAAG aaaaatattgTGCACAGAGACTTGAAACTAGGAAACATGGTGCTAAACAAAAG GACTCATCGAATAACCATAACCAACTTCTGTCTGGGGAAGCACCTGGTGAGTGAGGATGACCTGCTGAAGGACCAGCGTGGGAGCCCTGCCTACATCAGCCCGGACGTGCTCAGCG GGCGGCCGTACCGGGGGAAGCCCAGTGACATGTGGGCGCTGGGCGTGGTGCTCTTCACCATGCTCTACGGCCAGTTCCCCTTCTACGACAGCATACCTCAGGAGCTCTTCCGCAAGATCAAGGCTGCAGAGTACACCATCCCTGA GGATGGGAGGGTCTCAGAGAACACTGTGTGCTTGATCCGAAAGCTGCTGGTCCTGGACCCGCAGCAGCGCCTGACGGCTTCTGaagtgctggactctctcagcTCCATCATAGCTTCGTG GCAGTCCATGTCCTCGCTGAGTGGCCCTTTGCAAGTGGTGCCAGACATCGATGACCAAGTGGCCAACCCTGAAAACCCTCAGGAG GTGAAGGTGACGGAGGAGTGCTCGCAGTACGAGTTCGAGAACTacatgaggcagcagctgctcttggcTGAGGAGAAGAACACCTTGCATGAGGCCAAGAGCTTCCTGCAGAAGCGGCAGTTCGGGAACATCCCTCCCGTGCGGCGCCTGGGCCACGACGCGCAGCCCATGAACCCTTTGGACGCAGCCATCCTGGCCCAGAGGTACCTTCGGAAGTAG
- the EVA1B gene encoding protein eva-1 homolog B yields the protein MESRRRDMELLSNSMAAYAHIRANPESFGLYFVLGVCFGLVLTLCLLVLRLSCRSPARPPPRPRDLSEDEEDEEDDDEEEEEEDTVDRAASESLLPVTEIPLDSHGPGDGALAVNVFASAEELERAQRLEERERIIREIWRNGQPDILGTGTLGTGTLGRVHYY from the exons aTGGAGAGCCGCAGgcgggacatggagctgctgagcaaCAGCATGGCCGCGTACGCCCACATCCGAG ccaaCCCCGAGAGCTTCGGGCTCTACTTCGTGCTGGGCGTCTGCTTCGGGCTGGTGCTGAccctctgcctgctggtgcTGCGCCTCTCCTGCCGCTCCCCTGCGcggcccccgccccgcccgAGGGACCTCAGCGAGGACGAGGAGGACGAGGAGGACGATgacgaggaggaggaagaggaggacacTGTGGACCGCGCAGCATCCGAGTCGCTGCTGCCGGTGACCGAGATCCCGCTGGACAGCCACGGCCCCGGGGACGGCGCTCTGGCCGTCAACGTCTTTGCCTCGGCGGAGGAGCTGGAGCGGGCGCAGCGGCTGGAGGAGCGGGAGCGCATCATCCGTGAGATCTGGCGCAACGGGCAGCCCGACATCCTGGGCACCGGCACCCTGGGCACCGGCACCCTGGGCCGCGTCCACTACTACTGA
- the THRAP3 gene encoding thyroid hormone receptor-associated protein 3, producing the protein MSKTNKSKSGSRSSRSRSASRSRSRSFSKSRSRSRSVSRSRKRRLSSRSRSRSYSPSHNRERNHPRVYQNRDFRGHNRGYRRPYYFRGRNRGFYPWGQYNRGGYGNYRSNWQNYRQAYSPRRGRSRSRSPKRRSPSPRSRSHSRNSDKSSSDRSRRSSSSRSSSNHSRVESSKRKSGKEKKSSSKDTRASQAAGENQGDESKEQPFSGAAAQDAKASEGSKPWQEVATYGTSSASRASVSELSPRERSPALKSPLQSVVVRRRSPRPSPLQKSSPPLSNPSQMSSALQSSSSSFQAQSPFDHGSAGLSPTRKSPVCKSPTPISSMYGASQKEESTAPGGGAFSKRYLEEQKAENGKDKEQKVTNVEKEKSKEKGNFSELGSTDGKAKSDSYASKADSDKGYRGSQSPKRYKFRDDFDKLKVPEFHKESHYGKEETEEQEKKDKAKGRKDSEFDDEPKFMSKVVATSSKGQEEDRSGKWEGVVFFPPGKEKQRKSDEMEEESYSERSKKEERPTSKRAEPGHRGFVPEKNFRVTTYKSSQEKSSSPSPRKTSEVKEKPGTKVEGLTPGKSSFSITREAQVNIRMDSFDEDLARPSGILAQERKLCRDLVHSNKKEQEFRSIFHHIQSAQSQRSPSELFAQHIVTIVHHVREHHFGSSGMTLNERFTKYLKKGMEQDAAKNKKSPEIHRRIDISPSTFRKHGFSQEESKSPRDPGFKAEGKYKEDPVDLRLDIERRKKHKERDLKRDKSRESVDSRDSSHSRERSAEKTEKSHKGSKKKKHRRVRERSRSSSSSSRSSHSVKAEEYPEETEEREESTTGFDKSRLGTKEFPGPNERGRARGTFQFRARGRGWGRGNFSGNNNSNSGGNNDFQKRNRDEEWDPEYTPKSKKYYLHDDREGEGADKWVSRGRGRGAFPRGRGRFMFRKSSTSPKWAHDKFSGEEGEIEDDESGTENREEKDTLQTTAE; encoded by the exons CTCTAGGTCTCGTTCAAGATCATATTCTCCATCTCATAACAGAGAAAGGAACCACCCCAGGGTCTATCAGAACCGGGATTTCCGAGGCCACAACAGAGGGTACAGGAGACCCTATTACTTTCGTGGCCGCAACCGTGGGTTCTACCCCTGGGGCCAGTACAACCGAGGGGGCTATGGGAATTACCGCTCCAACTGGCAAAACTACCGCCAGGCCTACAGCCCTCGCAGAGGCAGGTCCCGCTCCCGCTCACCCAAGAGAAGGTCTCCTTCACCCAGGTCTAGAAGTCATTCTAGAAATTCCGACAAGTCATCTTCTGATCGGTCAAGGAGGTCTTCCTCTTCCCGGTCTTCCTCGAATCATAGCAGAGTTGAGTCTTCCAAGCGTAaatctggaaaggagaagaagtcATCTTCCAAGGACACCCGAGCGTCTCAGGCCGCGGGAGAGAACCAAGGGGATGAGTCCAAGGAGCAGCCGTTCTCAGGAGCGGCAGCACAGGATGCAAAGGCATCTGAGGGATCAAAACCGTGGCAGGAGGTGGCCACCTACGGTACGAGTTCTGCCTCCAGAGCTTCTGTGTCTGAGCTCAGCCCGAGGGAGCGCAGTCCGGCCTTGAAAAGCCCTCTCCAGTCCGTTGTGGTCAGGCGTCGCTCTCCTCGGCCGAGTCCGCTGCAGAAGTCGAGCCCTCCACTGTCCAACCCCTCCCAgatgagctctgctctgcaaagcagcagctcctccttccAGGCTCAGAGTCCCTTTGACCACGGCTCGGCAGGTTTGAGCCCGACGAGGAAGAGCCCTGTGTGCAAAAGCCCAACACCCATCAGTTCGATGTATGGAGCATCCCAGAAGGAGGaaagcacagctcctggaggaggaGCCTTCTCCAAGAG GTACCTGGaagagcagaaggctgagaaTGGGAAAGACAAAGAGCAGAAAGTAACAAatgttgaaaaagaaaaaagtaaagaaaaagggaatttCTCTGAGTTGGGATCAACAGATGGAAAGGCAAAATCCGACTCCTATGCGTCCAAAGCCGACTCGGACAAGGGATACCGTGGCAGCCAGTCGCCCAAGCGCTACAAGTTCAGGGATGATTTTGATAAGCTCAAGGTCCCAGAATTCCACAAGGAAAGCCATTATGGCAAAGAGGAAacagaggaacaggaaaagaaagacaaagcaaaGGGCCGAAAAGATTCCGAGTTTGATGACGAGCCCAAATTTATGTCTAAAGTTGTGGCGACTTCGAGTAAAGGTCAAGAAGAGGATAGGTCAGGAAAGTGGGAAGGTGTGGTCTTCTTCCCTCctgggaaagagaaacaaaggaaatCTGATGAAATGGAGGAGGAAAGTTATTCTGAAAGATCCAAAAAAGAAGAGAGGCCGACATCCAAGAGAGCTGAACCAGGTCACAGGGGCTTTGTTCCTGAAAAGAATTTTAGAGTGACCACTTACAAATCGAGCcaggaaaaaagttcttccccttCACCAAGGAAGACTTCTGAGGTTAAGGAGAAACCAGGCACCAAAGTAGAGGGGCTAACTCCTGGCAAATCTTCCTTCTCCATTACTCGAGAGGCCCAAGTCAATATTCGAATGGATTCCTTTGATGAAGACCTTGCACG TCCAAGTGGCATTTTGGCTCAGGAACGCAAGCTGTGCCGGGACCTGGTgcacagcaacaaaaaagagcaagaaTTCCGCTCCATTTTCCACCACATTCAGTCTGCTCAGTCCCAACGGAGCCCTTCTGAACTGTTTGCTCAACATATAGTGACCATAGTCCACCATGTAAGAG AGCACCACTTTGGCTCTTCAGGAATGACACTGAATGAACGCTTTACCAAATATCTAAAGAAAGGAATGGAACAGGATGCAGCTAAAAACAAAAAGAGCCCTGAAATCCACAG GAGGATAGATATATCTCCCAGTACTTTTAGAAAACATGGATTCTCTCAAGAGGAATCGAAAAGCCCCAGAGATCCTGGCTTCAAG GCTGAGGGGAAATATAAAGAGGACCCTGTTGACCTGCGCCTTGATATTGAACGCCGTAAAAAACATAAGGAAAGAGATCTTAAACGGGATAAGTCCAGGGAGTCGGTGGACTCGAGGGATTCAAGTCACTCAAGGGAAAGATCAGCTGAGAAAACGGAGAAAAGTCACAAAGGCTCAAAGAAAAA GAAGCACCGACGGGTACGGGAGAGATCCAGATCCAGCTCCTCATCGTCACGTTCCTCTCACTCAGTCAAAGCAGAGGAGTATCctgaggagactgaggagagggaggaaagcacCACAGGCTTTGACAAGTCCCGGCTTGGGACAAAAGAATTCCCTGGTCCAAATGAAAGAGGAAGAGCCAGAGGGACCTTT caattcAGAGCCAGAGGGAGAGGATGGGGCAGAGGCAACTTTTCAGGCAACAATAACAGCAACAGTGGTGGCAACAACGACTTCCAGAAGCGAAACCGAGATGAGGAGTGGGATCCAGAGTACACACCCAAGAGCAAGAAGTACTACTTG CATGACGACCGGGAGGGCGAAGGCGCGGACAAGTGGGTGAGCAGAGGCCGCGGGCGGGGAGCCTTCCCCCGGGGCAGAGGCCGCTTCATGTTCCGCAAGTCCAGCACCAGCCCCAAGTGGGCTCACGACAAATTCAGCggagaagaaggagagattGAAGATGACGAAAGTGGCACAGAaaacagggaggaaaaggacACCTTGCAGACGACAGCCGAGTAG